A stretch of Desulfobacter hydrogenophilus DNA encodes these proteins:
- the groL gene encoding chaperonin GroEL (60 kDa chaperone family; promotes refolding of misfolded polypeptides especially under stressful conditions; forms two stacked rings of heptamers to form a barrel-shaped 14mer; ends can be capped by GroES; misfolded proteins enter the barrel where they are refolded when GroES binds), translating into MAKEIKYDAKAREAMLKGVQALADAVTVTLGPKGRNVVIDKSWGSPTVTKDGVTVAKEIDLEDKFENMGAQMVKEVSSKTSDMAGDGTTTATVLARAIYEEGQRLVVAGNNPMGIKRGIDKAVAKVIETLESFAKPTKDQNEIAQVGTISANNDETIGNIIAEAMDKVGKEGVITVEEAKSMDTTLDVVEGMQFDRGYLSPYFATDTEKMVAYLENPFVLICDKKVASMKDLLPVLEEIAKTGKPLVIVAEDVEGEALATLVVNKLRGTLNVAAVKAPGFGDRRKAMLEDIAILTGGQVVSEDIGIKLENITLQDLGQAKTITIDKDNTTIVDGAGAREALEGRVKQIRAQIDETSSDYDREKLQERLAKLVGGVAVINVGAATETEMKEKKARVEDALNATRAAVEEGIVPGGGVALVRCIPSLDSLDVDGEEKLGVNVIAKAIEWPLRKIADNAGVEGSVVINKVKEADGAFGYNARTDVYEDLIEAGVIDPKKVVRFALQNAASVASVMLTTEAMIAEKPEENAGGGMPGGMGGGMGGMGGGMPGMM; encoded by the coding sequence ATGGCTAAAGAAATTAAGTACGATGCCAAAGCACGTGAAGCTATGCTCAAAGGCGTCCAGGCGCTTGCTGACGCAGTAACTGTTACCCTTGGTCCCAAAGGAAGAAACGTTGTTATTGATAAATCCTGGGGCTCTCCCACTGTTACCAAAGACGGCGTAACTGTTGCCAAAGAGATCGACCTCGAAGATAAGTTTGAAAACATGGGTGCCCAGATGGTTAAAGAGGTATCTTCAAAAACATCTGATATGGCTGGTGACGGTACCACCACCGCCACTGTCCTTGCCCGGGCAATTTACGAAGAAGGTCAGCGTCTGGTTGTTGCCGGCAACAACCCCATGGGAATCAAAAGAGGTATTGACAAGGCGGTTGCCAAGGTCATTGAAACCCTTGAGTCTTTTGCTAAACCTACCAAAGATCAGAACGAAATCGCCCAGGTCGGCACCATCTCCGCCAACAATGATGAAACCATTGGTAACATCATTGCTGAAGCCATGGATAAAGTGGGTAAAGAAGGTGTTATCACCGTTGAAGAAGCCAAATCCATGGATACCACCCTTGATGTTGTTGAAGGTATGCAGTTTGACCGCGGATATCTTTCTCCCTATTTCGCAACCGATACAGAAAAAATGGTTGCTTACCTGGAAAATCCTTTTGTCCTGATCTGCGATAAAAAAGTAGCCTCGATGAAAGATTTGCTTCCTGTTCTGGAAGAGATTGCAAAAACAGGTAAGCCCCTTGTTATCGTTGCAGAGGACGTAGAAGGCGAAGCCTTGGCTACTCTGGTTGTTAATAAACTGCGCGGCACCCTGAATGTGGCTGCTGTGAAAGCGCCCGGTTTTGGTGATAGAAGAAAGGCCATGCTGGAAGATATTGCTATCCTCACCGGCGGTCAGGTTGTTTCCGAAGATATCGGCATCAAACTGGAAAATATTACTCTTCAGGATCTTGGCCAGGCCAAGACAATCACCATTGACAAAGATAATACCACTATTGTTGACGGTGCCGGAGCCAGAGAAGCCCTTGAAGGCCGCGTAAAACAAATTCGTGCCCAAATTGATGAAACTTCTTCTGATTATGACCGTGAAAAACTGCAGGAACGTCTGGCTAAACTGGTCGGCGGTGTGGCTGTAATTAATGTCGGTGCTGCCACTGAAACTGAAATGAAAGAAAAGAAAGCCCGCGTGGAAGATGCGTTAAATGCAACTCGTGCAGCTGTTGAAGAAGGCATTGTTCCTGGCGGCGGTGTGGCCCTGGTTAGATGCATTCCTTCCCTTGATTCCCTTGATGTGGACGGTGAAGAAAAACTGGGTGTTAATGTTATTGCCAAGGCCATTGAATGGCCCCTGCGCAAGATTGCTGACAACGCAGGTGTTGAAGGGTCTGTTGTCATCAATAAAGTTAAAGAGGCGGACGGTGCATTTGGGTACAACGCCAGAACCGACGTATACGAAGACCTTATTGAAGCTGGTGTTATTGATCCTAAGAAAGTGGTTCGATTTGCCCTGCAGAACGCAGCCTCTGTTGCCTCTGTTATGCTGACTACCGA
- the groES gene encoding co-chaperone GroES, giving the protein MSFRPLSDRILVERVEENEKTKGGIIIPDTAKEKPAEGKVVATGNGRMGEDGKLLPMDVKVGDRVLFSKYGGTEVKVDGIDYLIMRQDDVLGVVD; this is encoded by the coding sequence ATGAGTTTCAGACCATTGAGCGACAGAATTCTTGTTGAACGTGTTGAAGAAAATGAAAAAACCAAAGGCGGTATCATTATCCCGGACACAGCAAAGGAAAAACCTGCTGAAGGTAAAGTGGTTGCAACCGGTAACGGGCGTATGGGCGAAGACGGAAAGCTTCTTCCCATGGACGTGAAAGTTGGTGATCGCGTATTGTTCAGTAAATACGGTGGTACGGAAGTCAAAGTTGACGGAATTGATTATCTGATTATGCGCCAGGACGATGTCCTGGGCGTTGTTGACTAA
- a CDS encoding FmdB family zinc ribbon protein — protein MPVYEYQCSGCGHIEEVFQKISESPLEVCPRCNGKLKKIISQSTFHLKGSGWYVTDYGGTKTGSTPNEQSSAKSEKSEKSEKSDSTSDSK, from the coding sequence ATGCCGGTTTACGAGTACCAATGTAGTGGGTGCGGACATATAGAAGAGGTTTTTCAGAAAATTTCGGAGTCCCCCTTGGAAGTTTGTCCCAGGTGCAATGGTAAACTAAAAAAGATTATTTCCCAAAGCACCTTTCACCTTAAAGGATCCGGATGGTATGTAACGGATTACGGTGGAACCAAGACAGGTTCTACGCCTAATGAACAATCATCCGCAAAATCAGAAAAGTCAGAAAAGTCAGAAAAGTCAGATTCTACATCAGATTCTAAGTAG
- a CDS encoding 30S ribosomal protein bS22 yields MGSVIKKRRKKMRKHKHRKLLAKTRHQRKKK; encoded by the coding sequence TTGGGCAGCGTCATAAAGAAGAGAAGAAAAAAAATGCGCAAGCATAAACATAGAAAGCTCCTTGCCAAAACCAGGCATCAAAGAAAGAAAAAATAG
- the hflC gene encoding protease modulator HflC: protein MEGINKNMGRVSAVLLAVAVVAALVLYNSAYVIDETEQVVITQFGRIVGDAKKTPGLKFKVPFIQKVNYFPKNLLEWDGDPGQIPTKDKTYIWVDAFARWRISDPIVYFQTVKDEFSGLKRLDDIIDPAMRDLISSYSLVESVRNTDRPMDTFDAIQEQGAQDGEETPKRMVRYRVDLGRAEIARQIEKQAREKLTDFGIQVVDVKIKRINYIDSVRSSVYDRMIAERNQIAEKFRAEGEGEASNIRGEKERDLQVIRSQAYKQAQEIKGKADAKATRIYSAAYGQDPEFYAFVKSMELYEKTLEKDSTVILSTDSELMKYFKQSSD, encoded by the coding sequence ATGGAAGGTATAAATAAAAATATGGGAAGGGTAAGTGCCGTTTTGCTCGCAGTTGCAGTCGTTGCAGCTCTGGTTCTATATAATTCTGCTTATGTGATAGATGAAACTGAACAGGTGGTTATCACCCAGTTCGGACGTATTGTGGGTGATGCGAAGAAAACACCGGGATTAAAGTTCAAAGTTCCATTTATCCAGAAGGTGAATTATTTCCCCAAAAATTTGCTTGAGTGGGACGGAGATCCGGGACAGATTCCCACAAAGGATAAAACATATATCTGGGTGGATGCCTTTGCCCGATGGCGGATCAGTGATCCTATTGTATATTTCCAGACGGTGAAAGATGAATTCTCTGGGCTTAAAAGGCTGGACGATATTATTGATCCGGCCATGCGTGATTTGATTTCCTCATACTCGCTTGTTGAAAGTGTGAGGAACACAGATCGCCCCATGGATACGTTTGATGCTATCCAGGAGCAGGGGGCCCAGGACGGTGAAGAAACGCCTAAACGGATGGTTCGTTACCGTGTGGATTTAGGGCGGGCTGAAATTGCCCGTCAGATAGAAAAACAGGCCCGGGAAAAATTAACGGATTTCGGAATTCAGGTTGTGGATGTTAAGATTAAGAGAATTAATTATATCGACAGTGTCCGCAGTTCTGTATATGACCGGATGATTGCCGAAAGAAATCAGATTGCAGAAAAATTCAGGGCCGAAGGTGAAGGTGAGGCCAGCAATATCAGAGGAGAAAAAGAACGAGATCTGCAGGTTATCAGATCCCAGGCGTATAAGCAGGCCCAGGAAATAAAGGGTAAGGCTGATGCCAAGGCTACTCGGATCTATTCAGCCGCATATGGTCAGGATCCTGAATTTTATGCGTTTGTGAAGAGTATGGAACTGTATGAAAAGACGCTTGAAAAGGACAGTACTGTTATTTTGTCAACGGATTCAGAGTTGATGAAGTATTTTAAGCAAAGTTCAGATTAA
- the hflK gene encoding FtsH protease activity modulator HflK: protein MNWDWEKLRENQKKYEQKQGGGGPGMPTPPQMDDLLNKFKEFKFSGIFFVGIIIIVVLIGVSTVFTVGRSEVGVIQRFGKYTRLAQPGLNFKMPAGIEKVTKVNVRQVETEEFGFKTYNGGGSYPSSVESSKQDASLMLTGDLNVAVVPWIVQYRRSDPKAYLFNVKDVRSLLKDMSEATMRMVVGDRSINEVISSRAEIANVAKEMLQKEMNNAQAGIGIVNIEMKKTNVPEPVQDSFNEVNQATQKKEQTIYKAREDYNKAIPLARGEAKRLIKDAEGYAIDRVNRAQGDATKFKAIYDEYAKAKDVTRKRMYLEAMLEILPKLENKYIIDSDQKNLLPFLNMGAKLSGQTLQKGE from the coding sequence ATGAATTGGGATTGGGAAAAACTTCGAGAAAATCAGAAAAAGTATGAACAAAAACAAGGCGGAGGAGGACCTGGAATGCCTACACCGCCCCAGATGGATGACCTGCTAAACAAATTTAAGGAGTTTAAGTTTTCCGGCATCTTTTTTGTTGGTATTATTATTATCGTTGTGTTGATAGGCGTCTCCACCGTGTTTACCGTTGGTCGAAGTGAGGTCGGGGTGATTCAGCGTTTCGGGAAGTATACTCGTTTGGCCCAGCCCGGCCTGAATTTCAAGATGCCCGCAGGCATAGAAAAGGTGACTAAGGTGAATGTCCGGCAGGTTGAAACCGAAGAGTTTGGATTTAAAACTTACAACGGCGGCGGTTCCTATCCTTCGTCTGTGGAATCTTCCAAGCAGGATGCATCTTTAATGCTCACAGGCGACCTTAATGTTGCCGTTGTTCCCTGGATTGTTCAGTACCGCAGATCTGACCCCAAGGCGTATCTTTTTAATGTAAAAGATGTCAGATCTCTTTTAAAGGATATGTCCGAAGCAACCATGAGAATGGTTGTGGGAGACAGAAGCATTAATGAGGTCATTTCAAGCCGCGCAGAGATTGCTAATGTGGCCAAGGAAATGCTTCAAAAGGAAATGAACAATGCACAAGCCGGGATCGGTATCGTCAATATTGAAATGAAAAAAACCAATGTGCCGGAACCGGTGCAAGACTCCTTTAATGAGGTTAACCAGGCCACTCAGAAAAAGGAGCAGACTATATATAAAGCCCGGGAAGACTACAACAAGGCGATTCCCCTGGCCCGGGGCGAAGCTAAGCGTCTGATCAAAGATGCCGAAGGGTATGCCATTGATCGGGTGAACCGTGCCCAGGGTGACGCTACCAAATTCAAGGCCATCTATGATGAGTATGCCAAGGCAAAGGATGTGACCCGAAAACGGATGTATCTGGAAGCCATGCTTGAGATTCTGCCCAAACTGGAAAATAAATATATCATTGATTCAGATCAGAAAAACTTGCTGCCGTTTTTAAATATGGGGGCTAAATTGTCAGGTCAAACCCTTCAGAAAGGTGAATAG
- a CDS encoding DUF721 domain-containing protein — MDKKAGTTHLTHISDILSKALSKYRPPQETEITRIWEIWDLAIGTSIAQNAKPDTFKNGQLQVIVSSSVWIHQLKFLEKEMIANLNARLNTPLITHLRFKIGEIHY; from the coding sequence ATGGATAAAAAAGCAGGCACAACACACCTGACCCATATCAGTGACATATTGTCAAAGGCCTTGTCAAAATACAGGCCACCCCAGGAGACAGAAATCACACGGATATGGGAAATATGGGATTTGGCGATAGGAACCTCCATTGCGCAAAATGCCAAACCTGATACATTTAAAAATGGTCAATTGCAGGTAATCGTATCGAGCTCGGTATGGATTCACCAACTCAAATTTCTTGAAAAAGAAATGATTGCGAACCTGAATGCAAGACTGAACACACCTTTAATCACACATCTACGGTTTAAAATTGGAGAAATACACTACTGA
- a CDS encoding tRNA1(Val) (adenine(37)-N6)-methyltransferase, which translates to MLQPTKGYRYSMDPFVLCSQVPPVCSGDRILDVGCGCGIIPVILGYCFPQSHITGVEIQNKLAEIALKNIINNKLAQTVSIINEDIKHINPESTNGPFDLILSNPPYKKQNTGRLNPDLQKAIARHEITINIQSLAAKAETLLRHKGRFMIIFPSERLIDIEQAVQATSIYPEWIRYIHTGQKKIPKRVIFSGRKNIAARRRILPPIYLSSENIANMDILSNCINP; encoded by the coding sequence GTGTTGCAGCCGACAAAGGGCTACCGTTACAGCATGGATCCCTTTGTACTGTGCAGCCAGGTCCCACCCGTCTGTTCCGGTGATCGCATCCTTGATGTAGGCTGCGGTTGCGGTATTATTCCTGTTATCCTGGGATATTGCTTTCCCCAATCCCATATTACAGGCGTTGAAATTCAAAATAAACTTGCTGAAATTGCGCTGAAAAACATCATCAATAATAAACTTGCACAGACGGTATCCATTATTAACGAGGATATTAAGCATATTAATCCTGAATCCACAAACGGACCGTTTGATCTTATCCTGTCAAACCCGCCCTATAAAAAACAAAACACCGGAAGATTAAACCCGGACCTTCAAAAAGCCATCGCCCGCCACGAGATTACCATAAACATCCAGAGTCTTGCCGCAAAAGCAGAAACACTTCTCAGGCACAAGGGCAGATTTATGATAATCTTCCCTTCCGAACGTCTGATAGATATCGAACAGGCAGTGCAGGCAACCTCTATTTATCCGGAGTGGATACGCTATATTCATACTGGGCAAAAAAAAATACCTAAACGTGTTATCTTCTCAGGGCGCAAGAACATAGCCGCCCGAAGACGCATTCTGCCCCCCATTTACCTGTCGTCCGAGAATATCGCTAATATGGATATATTATCCAATTGCATTAATCCTTGA